From Methanocella paludicola SANAE, a single genomic window includes:
- a CDS encoding energy-coupling factor ABC transporter permease, translating to MAHIHLEDGTFSIVWVLVWWAAAVLLISLCLLWLRKVRKIDNRTVIMASLCTAAAFAIFQVEIPIPLPLFGGLHLNFTPLIGILAGPAMGGIIVLIANIFSAAVGHGGWGLVGANCIVNMSEVLVTYTVYRTLGRLNLDAFSRAGISTIMGLFIGNLTMMSVILISGVQGIEIGFVDLLNSLVIIAAVNMLVAVIEAFVTGYIVSYLERVRPDMLGEPLSLKTKPHVNGTLLLGALIVLVLALSIAVFVFPNVFMAG from the coding sequence TTGGCGCATATTCACCTTGAGGACGGCACCTTCAGCATCGTATGGGTGCTCGTCTGGTGGGCCGCAGCAGTATTATTGATCAGCCTGTGCCTTCTCTGGCTCCGTAAGGTCCGGAAGATCGATAACCGCACGGTCATCATGGCCAGCCTGTGCACGGCCGCGGCCTTCGCCATCTTCCAGGTGGAGATCCCTATACCGCTGCCCCTTTTTGGCGGCCTTCACCTGAACTTTACTCCGCTCATCGGCATTCTTGCCGGCCCCGCCATGGGCGGCATCATCGTGCTCATCGCGAACATTTTCAGCGCTGCCGTGGGCCACGGTGGCTGGGGCCTGGTCGGGGCGAACTGTATCGTGAACATGTCCGAAGTGCTGGTGACATACACGGTTTACCGCACGCTGGGCCGGCTGAACCTGGACGCGTTCTCCCGTGCCGGGATCAGTACCATCATGGGGCTCTTCATCGGTAACCTGACCATGATGTCGGTCATCTTGATCTCCGGAGTGCAGGGCATCGAGATAGGCTTTGTAGATCTATTGAATAGCCTGGTCATCATCGCGGCTGTGAACATGCTGGTGGCGGTCATCGAGGCGTTCGTGACCGGCTATATCGTTTCGTACCTGGAGAGGGTCAGGCCCGATATGCTGGGCGAGCCGCTGTCACTTAAAACGAAGCCGCATGTTAATGGTACGTTACTGCTGGGAGCGCTTATCGTACTCGTCCTGGCATTGAGCATTGCTGTCTTTGTTTTTCCGAACGTCTTTATGGCAGGCTGA
- a CDS encoding 50S ribosomal protein L40e yields MARFPEAEARKLNVQICRKCNARNALRATRCRKCGYTGLRPKKKELKA; encoded by the coding sequence ATGGCAAGATTTCCAGAAGCCGAGGCACGGAAGCTTAACGTACAAATTTGCAGGAAGTGTAATGCGCGGAACGCATTGCGCGCTACCCGCTGCAGGAAGTGCGGGTATACCGGCCTCCGGCCCAAGAAGAAAGAGCTGAAGGCGTAA
- the glmU gene encoding bifunctional sugar-1-phosphate nucleotidylyltransferase/acetyltransferase, giving the protein MKAVILAAGEGSRLKPFTVTRPKVMIPVGDKPILEYVIDALQASGIIDIIMVVGYKREKIMDYFGDGRKWGVNIVYVEQFQQLGTAHALRQVAHMINDRFLVINGDTVIDASAIKEIIQVSSGDAAMLTVTVQKAHQYGVVRTQNQLVKAILEKPKGEDVSNVVNAGVYSFSPIIFSFLESMEISERGEYEITDAIRKMLSEGYAVRSVHTNATWMDALFLWNLLDMNTAAIARQKPNIAGRVEDGAHIVGPVTIGENSVVMSGSYIVGPVCIGDNCDIGPNAVILPGTSIGSNSTIEPFARIANSILMKNVKVASFNNISSSIIGEGVSTGSHFIAESADTRVEMDDMLMKAHMGAAIGDNTEISGRVLVKPGKVVGVRCRIGSGTIVRENLPDDMKVL; this is encoded by the coding sequence ATGAAAGCAGTTATTCTAGCGGCGGGAGAAGGCAGCCGGCTCAAGCCGTTCACGGTGACCAGGCCCAAGGTCATGATCCCGGTCGGCGACAAGCCCATTCTCGAATACGTCATCGACGCGCTCCAGGCCAGCGGCATCATCGACATCATCATGGTCGTCGGCTACAAGCGCGAAAAGATCATGGACTACTTCGGAGACGGCCGCAAGTGGGGCGTCAACATCGTATACGTGGAGCAGTTCCAGCAGCTCGGCACCGCCCACGCGCTCCGCCAGGTCGCCCACATGATCAACGACCGCTTTTTAGTCATTAACGGGGACACAGTCATCGACGCCTCCGCAATAAAAGAGATCATCCAGGTCAGCAGCGGTGACGCCGCCATGCTCACCGTCACGGTCCAGAAGGCCCACCAGTACGGCGTCGTCAGGACGCAGAACCAGCTCGTCAAGGCCATTCTGGAGAAGCCCAAGGGAGAGGACGTCAGCAACGTCGTCAACGCCGGGGTATACAGCTTTTCGCCCATCATCTTCAGCTTTTTAGAGTCCATGGAGATCTCGGAGAGGGGCGAGTACGAGATCACCGACGCGATAAGGAAAATGCTCTCCGAGGGCTACGCCGTCCGGTCGGTCCACACGAACGCCACCTGGATGGACGCTTTATTCTTATGGAATCTGCTCGACATGAACACCGCGGCCATTGCGAGGCAAAAGCCGAATATCGCGGGAAGGGTCGAGGACGGCGCCCACATCGTCGGCCCCGTCACCATAGGCGAAAATTCCGTGGTCATGTCGGGCTCGTATATCGTGGGGCCGGTCTGCATCGGCGACAACTGCGATATCGGACCGAACGCGGTCATACTTCCGGGCACCAGCATCGGGAGCAACAGCACCATCGAGCCGTTCGCCCGCATCGCCAACAGCATACTCATGAAGAACGTCAAGGTGGCTTCCTTCAACAACATTTCCAGCTCCATCATCGGCGAGGGCGTCTCGACGGGCTCGCACTTCATCGCGGAGTCGGCCGATACCAGGGTAGAGATGGACGACATGCTGATGAAGGCCCACATGGGCGCGGCCATCGGCGACAACACGGAGATCTCGGGCCGGGTGCTCGTAAAGCCGGGCAAGGTCGTCGGGGTGCGGTGCCGTATCGGCTCCGGTACCATCGTGCGCGAGAACCTTCCGGATGATATGAAAGTACTGTGA
- the cbiQ gene encoding cobalt ECF transporter T component CbiQ, with product MSELSPHIPDLDLITYYGEKGQTLFSRVSPWTKAFMLLLIIVFITISKNLPLLALLYLCCLAAFWLAGLPVNKLFQWYLLPVVFVLSLVLLLIWEAEGTPLFTIGILGLSFTLTDEGLELVAVLLLKALISVTYTLLFLMTTKYAHFSAMIFKACPYPIDQIFLMSYRFIFITLKMVESMLKALRSRGGGLIKSTIRQSGMFAEIFALTLIRSYDRADRVSKAMEARGFSGKYVASTRVPAIRLPEYIFMLASTALAAYLLLFVT from the coding sequence ATGAGCGAGCTGTCGCCTCACATACCGGACCTCGACCTCATCACGTATTACGGCGAGAAGGGGCAGACGTTGTTCTCCCGGGTCAGCCCCTGGACGAAGGCATTCATGCTGCTGCTCATCATCGTGTTCATCACGATCTCCAAAAACCTGCCGCTGCTGGCTTTATTGTATTTATGTTGCCTCGCCGCTTTCTGGCTCGCCGGCCTGCCCGTGAACAAGCTCTTCCAGTGGTATTTATTGCCCGTCGTCTTCGTGCTATCGCTGGTCCTGCTACTGATCTGGGAGGCAGAGGGCACGCCGCTTTTCACCATAGGCATTTTGGGCCTGTCCTTCACGCTCACCGACGAGGGCCTGGAGCTCGTCGCCGTTCTCCTGCTGAAGGCGCTCATTTCGGTCACCTACACGCTATTATTCCTGATGACCACGAAGTACGCCCACTTCTCGGCCATGATATTCAAGGCCTGCCCGTATCCCATCGACCAGATCTTCCTCATGTCGTACCGTTTTATTTTTATCACGCTGAAGATGGTCGAATCGATGCTGAAGGCGCTGCGCTCCAGGGGCGGAGGGCTCATCAAGAGCACGATAAGGCAGAGCGGGATGTTCGCCGAGATATTCGCCCTCACGCTCATACGCTCCTATGACCGGGCGGACCGCGTCAGCAAGGCGATGGAGGCGAGAGGATTTAGCGGGAAGTACGTGGCCTCTACGCGGGTGCCGGCCATCCGCTTACCCGAATACATATTCATGCTGGCGTCTACGGCGCTGGCCGCTTACCTGTTATTGTTCGTTACATAG
- the glmM gene encoding phosphoglucosamine mutase has translation MSLFGSSGIRGIVNELITPELALKAGRAVGLANKNVVVGRDPRTSGPMIENALVSGLLAMGARVTRVGLVSTPTLAYAARNYDCGVMITASHNPPEYNGLKFWNPDGMAFSLHQQDELEKAINSDIKGASWQGMGTESFRQDAVREHMDAILKNVEHYPLKVVVDCGCGAATTITPYVLREMGCSVITLNGQPDGFFPAREPEPVEENLDGLKKTVIATGADLGIAHDGDADRMMAVDDEGRFVSGDELMAYFCQYEVKYSLVCPVDVSMVVGKSVNGVKIYRTRIGDAFVSEEAKSVGADFGGETSGTWIFPKMSYCPDGIYAAAKLVELVSKNGRLSDAVDALPRYPIKRSGIKFSHSVDKAKLMEVVKGAIDVKDAKDVNTLDGMRVEYGSGWILVRPSGTEPKIRITAEAEDVDTLTELFNRTESIVKRCVKACEP, from the coding sequence ATGTCACTTTTCGGCTCTTCAGGCATCAGGGGCATCGTCAACGAGCTGATCACGCCCGAGCTCGCGCTTAAGGCAGGCAGGGCGGTCGGCCTGGCGAACAAGAACGTCGTCGTCGGCAGGGACCCCCGCACGTCCGGCCCGATGATCGAGAACGCCCTCGTTTCCGGGCTGCTGGCCATGGGAGCGAGAGTCACCCGGGTCGGGCTGGTATCGACGCCTACGCTGGCGTACGCCGCCAGGAACTATGACTGCGGGGTGATGATCACCGCCTCCCACAACCCTCCCGAGTACAACGGCCTTAAGTTCTGGAACCCGGACGGCATGGCCTTTTCTCTTCACCAGCAGGACGAGCTGGAAAAGGCCATCAACAGCGACATCAAGGGCGCAAGCTGGCAGGGCATGGGCACGGAGAGCTTCAGGCAGGATGCCGTGCGGGAGCACATGGACGCTATCCTGAAAAACGTGGAGCATTACCCTCTTAAGGTGGTCGTGGACTGCGGCTGCGGCGCGGCGACGACCATTACGCCTTACGTTTTGAGAGAGATGGGCTGCAGCGTCATCACGCTGAACGGCCAGCCCGACGGCTTTTTCCCGGCCCGTGAGCCGGAGCCCGTGGAGGAGAACCTGGACGGGCTGAAGAAGACGGTCATCGCCACCGGAGCCGACCTTGGCATTGCCCACGACGGCGACGCGGACCGCATGATGGCCGTGGACGACGAGGGCCGCTTCGTCAGCGGCGATGAGCTGATGGCCTATTTTTGCCAGTACGAGGTGAAGTATTCGCTCGTTTGCCCCGTCGACGTTTCGATGGTCGTAGGCAAGTCGGTCAATGGCGTTAAAATATACCGTACCCGCATCGGCGACGCCTTCGTCTCGGAGGAGGCGAAGAGCGTGGGCGCCGATTTCGGGGGAGAGACCAGCGGCACCTGGATATTCCCGAAGATGTCCTACTGCCCGGATGGCATCTACGCGGCGGCAAAGCTCGTGGAGCTCGTGAGCAAGAACGGCAGGCTCTCGGACGCCGTGGATGCTCTGCCCAGGTACCCGATCAAGAGGAGCGGCATCAAGTTCTCCCACTCCGTGGACAAGGCGAAACTGATGGAGGTCGTCAAGGGAGCCATCGACGTAAAGGACGCTAAGGACGTCAACACGCTGGACGGCATGCGCGTGGAATACGGCAGCGGATGGATACTGGTCCGGCCGTCGGGCACCGAGCCCAAGATACGGATCACCGCCGAGGCGGAAGACGTCGATACGCTCACGGAATTATTTAACCGGACGGAGTCCATCGTCAAGAGGTGTGTCAAGGCATGCGAGCCGTAA
- the glmS gene encoding glutamine--fructose-6-phosphate transaminase (isomerizing): protein MCGIVGYVGNDNTAEVLLESLSRLEYRGYDSAGVALVCNGSLQVIRSYGRIFNLRQKMPHGIMATMGIGHTRWATHGKPSEANAHPHRDCTGRIAVVHNGIIENYKELKDMLLARGHTFTSETDTEVVSHLLEDNYTGDMQRALLETVRQLKGSFALAIVNQDEPGKIYAARKDSPMVIGIGEGQYFLASDVTAFLKHTRKALFLEDGDVAILSHEGVRLMDFEGREVFRSIKAIEWDLEAAEKAGYDHFMLKEIHEQPTSLKAAIAGRLDELKGNVNIKEITLTEEQIRNIRHIVIIACGTSYHAGMMGRYVIEELTDLPVSIEIGSEFRYSHFPLDESTLVIAISQSGETADTLAAVKDAMRNGSHVIGITNVVGSTLSREANDIIYMLSGPEIGVAATKTFTAQVVVMYMIAIMLARARGSISIGKASKLIRAIKTLPQKSQLVLDMEAKIAETASLFSKSGCFFLVGRHLNFPVALEGALKIKEISYVMSEGFAAGELKHGPLALLTTGVPVIAIATESELYDKMVSNIREIKARDATVIAVASESNRSVEQVADLAIRVPDSCEYISPILSSIVLQLFAYYVALARGCPIDKPRNLAKSVTVE from the coding sequence ATGTGCGGTATCGTAGGTTATGTCGGGAACGATAACACGGCGGAAGTGCTGCTCGAATCGCTGTCCCGGCTCGAGTACCGGGGCTATGACTCTGCCGGCGTCGCCCTCGTCTGTAATGGCAGCCTCCAGGTAATAAGGTCGTACGGGCGGATCTTCAACTTAAGGCAAAAGATGCCCCACGGCATCATGGCCACCATGGGCATCGGCCACACCCGCTGGGCCACGCATGGAAAGCCGTCCGAGGCCAACGCGCATCCTCACAGGGACTGTACTGGCAGGATCGCGGTCGTCCACAACGGCATCATCGAGAATTATAAGGAATTGAAGGACATGCTCCTTGCCCGCGGGCATACGTTCACCTCCGAGACGGACACGGAGGTCGTGTCTCATCTTCTGGAGGATAATTATACCGGCGACATGCAGCGCGCGCTTCTCGAGACGGTCAGGCAGCTCAAGGGCTCGTTCGCCCTGGCCATCGTAAACCAGGATGAGCCCGGGAAGATCTATGCGGCCAGAAAGGACAGCCCCATGGTCATCGGTATCGGCGAAGGCCAGTACTTTTTAGCGTCCGACGTCACCGCCTTCCTCAAGCACACCCGGAAGGCCCTGTTCCTCGAGGACGGCGACGTCGCCATACTCTCGCACGAGGGCGTCAGGCTCATGGACTTCGAGGGGCGGGAAGTGTTCCGGAGCATCAAGGCCATCGAGTGGGACCTCGAGGCCGCCGAGAAGGCGGGCTACGACCACTTCATGCTCAAGGAGATCCACGAGCAGCCCACGTCCCTGAAGGCGGCCATCGCGGGCCGGCTGGATGAGCTAAAGGGGAACGTGAACATCAAGGAAATAACGCTCACGGAAGAGCAGATCCGGAATATCAGGCACATCGTCATCATCGCCTGTGGAACGTCATACCACGCGGGCATGATGGGCCGGTACGTCATCGAGGAGCTGACGGACCTGCCCGTCTCGATCGAGATCGGCTCCGAGTTCAGGTACTCCCACTTTCCGCTGGACGAGAGCACGCTCGTCATCGCGATATCGCAGTCGGGCGAGACCGCCGATACCCTGGCCGCCGTTAAGGATGCCATGAGGAACGGGTCTCACGTCATCGGGATAACGAACGTGGTCGGCAGCACCCTGTCGAGGGAGGCCAACGACATCATATACATGCTATCCGGCCCGGAGATCGGGGTAGCCGCCACAAAGACCTTTACGGCCCAGGTCGTAGTGATGTACATGATCGCCATCATGCTGGCCCGTGCCCGGGGAAGCATCAGCATCGGGAAGGCCAGCAAGCTCATCCGCGCCATAAAAACCCTTCCGCAAAAATCCCAGCTCGTGCTCGATATGGAGGCGAAGATAGCCGAGACGGCGAGCCTTTTCAGCAAGTCGGGCTGTTTCTTCCTGGTCGGGCGCCACCTGAATTTCCCGGTCGCCCTCGAGGGCGCCTTAAAGATCAAGGAGATCTCGTATGTGATGTCCGAGGGCTTTGCCGCGGGCGAGCTCAAGCACGGCCCGCTGGCGCTGCTGACGACGGGAGTTCCGGTCATCGCCATCGCCACGGAGAGCGAGCTCTACGATAAGATGGTAAGTAACATAAGAGAAATAAAGGCGAGGGACGCGACCGTCATCGCGGTCGCGAGCGAGAGCAACCGGTCCGTCGAGCAGGTGGCCGACCTGGCCATCCGGGTCCCGGATTCGTGCGAGTACATCTCGCCCATACTCTCGTCTATCGTGCTGCAGCTATTCGCATATTACGTTGCGCTGGCCCGGGGATGTCCCATCGATAAGCCCCGGAACCTGGCAAAATCTGTCACGGTGGAGTAA
- the glmU gene encoding bifunctional sugar-1-phosphate nucleotidylyltransferase/acetyltransferase, translating to MRAVILAAGEGTRMRPLTENRPKVMLPIANKPMLEYIIGEVHAAGIHDITLIVGYKKEAVMEYFGDGSKFGVRIDYIVQEKQMGTGHAFGMASSIKDVRFIALNGDVIVSAAQVRRLMKRREAAVIAVKKVADPRAYGVIEADGGRVKRIVEKSQNPPTDMANAGIYLFSRPIFHAIENTGLSPRGEIEVTDAIQYLIDNGSQVGFVLMKEDWLDIGKPWDLLTANEMALKLMKSKIEGEVEPLATLKGEVSVGKGTIVRNGAYIVGPVTIGEDCDIGPNCFIRASTSIGDNVHIGNAVEVKNSIIMDGTKIGHLSYVGDSVIGCRCNFGAGTKIANLRLDEKTIPVIVKGERVDSGRRKLGVIMGDDVHTGIGSLINVGTVIYAGAQIGPGALVKGEVAAGQNIMR from the coding sequence ATGCGAGCCGTAATACTGGCCGCGGGAGAGGGCACAAGGATGCGCCCCCTGACAGAGAACAGGCCCAAGGTCATGCTGCCCATCGCGAACAAGCCCATGCTCGAGTACATCATCGGCGAGGTACACGCCGCAGGGATACACGATATCACGCTCATCGTGGGGTACAAAAAAGAGGCCGTCATGGAATATTTCGGCGACGGCTCGAAGTTCGGCGTCCGCATCGACTATATTGTCCAGGAAAAGCAGATGGGCACCGGCCATGCCTTCGGCATGGCCTCCTCGATCAAGGACGTCCGCTTTATCGCGCTGAATGGGGATGTCATCGTGAGCGCGGCCCAGGTCCGCAGGCTCATGAAGAGGCGGGAAGCGGCCGTAATAGCCGTGAAGAAGGTAGCCGACCCCAGGGCGTACGGGGTCATCGAGGCGGACGGAGGCCGGGTGAAGCGCATCGTGGAGAAGTCCCAGAACCCGCCTACCGACATGGCGAACGCCGGCATTTACCTGTTCAGCCGCCCGATCTTCCACGCCATCGAGAATACGGGGCTTTCGCCCCGGGGCGAGATCGAGGTCACGGACGCCATCCAGTATTTGATCGATAACGGCAGCCAGGTGGGCTTCGTGCTGATGAAGGAGGACTGGCTCGACATCGGGAAGCCCTGGGACCTGCTGACGGCGAACGAGATGGCGCTGAAGCTCATGAAGAGCAAGATCGAGGGCGAGGTAGAGCCGCTGGCCACGCTCAAGGGCGAAGTGAGCGTCGGCAAAGGGACGATTGTCCGAAACGGCGCATATATCGTGGGGCCCGTCACCATCGGAGAGGACTGCGATATTGGCCCGAACTGTTTTATCCGTGCATCGACCAGCATAGGCGACAACGTCCACATCGGCAACGCCGTCGAGGTCAAGAACTCCATTATTATGGATGGCACGAAGATCGGCCACCTGAGCTATGTGGGAGACAGCGTCATCGGGTGCCGGTGCAACTTCGGGGCCGGCACGAAGATCGCGAACCTGCGCCTGGACGAGAAGACCATACCCGTTATTGTAAAGGGAGAAAGGGTCGACAGCGGGCGCCGGAAGCTCGGGGTCATCATGGGCGACGACGTGCACACGGGCATCGGCAGCCTCATCAACGTGGGCACGGTGATCTACGCCGGGGCGCAGATAGGGCCCGGCGCGCTGGTGAAGGGCGAAGTGGCCGCGGGCCAGAATATCATGAGATAG
- a CDS encoding energy-coupling factor ABC transporter ATP-binding protein, with the protein MSLKVIQQSEHVCHGHVPGELIHVDCASHVYQDGTVGIHNMCFSVREKEIVALCGPNGSGKSTLIEHLNGLLQPSSGSVSIGGKKLDLRSGVWREVGVVFQQSDDQIFAPTVLDDAMFGPLNMGMSPDDARNAAMEALKALGADHLVDKMPSYLSGGQKRLVSIAGVLAMRPRLIAMDEPTSDLDPRHTDVIAKVIMELKDRYGISVVIATHDLDLASMVADRVCVVRDGSIVAEGTPAEIFYNDSLLESAGLKQPRIVGVYRSIMAKAGITPAGRPVKEEELASIVAMMIK; encoded by the coding sequence ATGTCATTGAAGGTCATACAGCAAAGCGAGCACGTCTGCCACGGGCACGTCCCGGGCGAGCTTATCCACGTGGACTGCGCGAGCCACGTCTACCAGGACGGCACGGTGGGCATCCACAATATGTGCTTCAGCGTCCGGGAGAAGGAGATCGTCGCGCTCTGCGGCCCCAACGGCTCCGGGAAGTCCACGCTCATCGAGCATCTCAACGGGCTCCTGCAGCCGTCGAGCGGCAGCGTTTCCATCGGCGGGAAGAAGCTCGACCTCCGCTCGGGCGTCTGGCGGGAGGTAGGCGTCGTCTTCCAGCAGTCGGACGACCAGATCTTCGCGCCGACTGTTTTAGATGACGCCATGTTCGGCCCCCTGAACATGGGCATGAGCCCGGATGATGCCCGGAATGCCGCGATGGAGGCGCTGAAGGCGCTGGGGGCGGATCATCTTGTAGATAAAATGCCGTCGTACCTCTCGGGCGGCCAGAAGAGGCTCGTAAGCATCGCCGGAGTGCTGGCCATGAGGCCACGGCTCATCGCTATGGACGAGCCGACGTCCGACCTGGATCCGAGGCATACCGACGTCATCGCGAAGGTCATCATGGAGCTGAAAGACAGGTACGGCATCAGCGTCGTCATCGCCACCCATGACCTGGACCTGGCCTCGATGGTCGCCGACCGTGTCTGCGTAGTCAGGGACGGCTCCATTGTTGCCGAAGGCACCCCGGCAGAGATATTTTATAATGACAGCCTGCTGGAGTCGGCGGGCCTGAAGCAGCCCCGGATTGTGGGCGTTTACCGCTCGATCATGGCGAAAGCGGGCATAACGCCTGCCGGAAGGCCTGTAAAGGAAGAGGAGCTGGCCAGCATAGTGGCAATGATGATAAAATAA
- a CDS encoding PAS domain-containing protein produces the protein MDLKKELSDIKEILKLNPRGMTVTEIAQAVKMNRHSAAKYLDMLVIAGHIDMKTFGSSKVFYPSRRIPMSAILNFSSDFIIVLDDDMSVINVNDRFLEFEHIQKQDILNRSIINSSFPMAFNPSIIPHIKMALKGTESYIEAAIQKNGDLHYFNVRFIPTVFDDTAHGVTMIFEDITARKEAEAALKDSEERFRIIFENVGVGIAYLSNRSMFIRQNRRFSEILGYSQEDLQNKSYLDITHPEDRNASNDNVEQLRAGTMNHFSMEKRYIKADGGLVWGRVTCSPIRGPDGSVKFFVAVVEDITSRKVAEDALRRARDELESRVQERTMELKKANDALMTEIERSKRMEAQSMQAFNLMHDVLEKAPFGVYIVNDHGTVDYVNPAMLKISGVDERAFKELNFFTLPTYIAIGLDKMIKSALDGRHFYLGPVEYTSHVGKKNSVRNFIGIPMEEAGNKKALVFVEDFSKYRLLEEALLNKR, from the coding sequence ATGGACCTAAAAAAAGAGCTCTCCGACATCAAAGAGATCCTCAAGCTAAACCCGCGCGGCATGACCGTCACCGAGATAGCGCAGGCGGTAAAGATGAACCGGCACTCGGCGGCCAAGTACCTCGATATGCTCGTGATCGCCGGCCACATCGACATGAAGACGTTCGGCTCCTCAAAAGTCTTCTATCCCTCCCGCAGGATACCCATGTCTGCGATCCTCAACTTTTCCTCTGATTTTATCATCGTCCTGGACGATGACATGAGCGTCATCAACGTCAACGACCGCTTTTTGGAGTTCGAGCACATCCAGAAGCAGGACATCCTCAACAGGAGCATCATAAACTCGTCTTTTCCCATGGCCTTCAATCCCTCGATCATCCCGCACATCAAGATGGCGCTGAAGGGGACGGAGTCGTATATCGAGGCGGCCATCCAGAAGAACGGCGACCTGCATTATTTTAACGTCCGATTCATACCCACGGTGTTCGACGATACGGCGCACGGCGTCACCATGATCTTCGAGGATATCACGGCGAGGAAGGAGGCGGAGGCCGCCCTGAAGGATAGCGAGGAGCGGTTCCGCATCATTTTCGAGAACGTCGGTGTAGGCATCGCATACCTGTCGAACCGATCCATGTTCATCAGGCAGAACCGGCGGTTCAGCGAGATACTGGGATATTCCCAGGAAGACCTCCAGAATAAGTCGTACCTGGACATCACCCATCCTGAAGACCGGAATGCCAGCAATGACAACGTTGAACAGCTGAGGGCAGGTACGATGAACCATTTCTCCATGGAGAAGCGCTACATTAAAGCCGACGGCGGCCTTGTCTGGGGGCGCGTGACCTGCTCGCCCATCCGCGGCCCGGACGGCTCCGTGAAGTTCTTCGTGGCCGTTGTCGAGGATATCACATCCCGGAAGGTCGCGGAGGATGCGCTTCGCAGGGCACGTGACGAGCTCGAGTCCCGGGTGCAGGAGCGTACCATGGAGCTGAAGAAGGCCAATGACGCCCTTATGACCGAGATCGAGCGTAGCAAGCGCATGGAGGCACAGTCCATGCAGGCCTTTAACCTGATGCACGACGTGCTGGAAAAGGCCCCGTTCGGCGTTTATATCGTCAACGACCATGGCACCGTCGATTACGTGAACCCGGCAATGTTGAAGATATCTGGCGTCGACGAGCGGGCGTTCAAAGAGCTTAATTTCTTTACGCTCCCGACCTACATAGCGATAGGCCTGGATAAGATGATCAAGTCCGCCCTGGACGGCAGGCATTTCTACCTCGGGCCGGTGGAGTATACGTCTCACGTTGGCAAGAAGAACAGCGTCCGGAACTTCATCGGGATACCCATGGAGGAGGCCGGCAATAAGAAGGCGCTCGTATTCGTCGAGGACTTCTCGAAGTACCGGCTGCTCGAAGAGGCGCTGCTGAATAAGCGCTGA
- a CDS encoding metal-dependent transcriptional regulator gives MKNIDGLELSPKKCEYIKFILEHGGTVHTTDISEHFGLDPSTVSKSVAGMSSTGLIEYVPYRGARLTKKGKEYAEFLMRRHGIIELMLSHYGLTAQEACAEASKLEGYVSKDVVDKICTSLGHPSAGVCGRIKHDTCCCCPED, from the coding sequence GTGAAGAACATCGACGGCCTGGAGCTCAGCCCCAAAAAATGCGAATATATCAAGTTCATCCTGGAGCATGGCGGCACAGTGCATACGACGGACATTTCGGAGCACTTCGGGCTGGACCCGTCGACCGTGTCGAAGTCTGTCGCCGGGATGTCCTCGACGGGGCTCATCGAGTATGTGCCCTACCGAGGGGCCCGGCTTACGAAAAAGGGAAAAGAGTACGCGGAATTCTTGATGAGACGCCACGGGATCATCGAGCTCATGCTGTCCCACTACGGCCTGACGGCCCAGGAGGCGTGCGCCGAAGCCTCGAAGCTGGAAGGGTACGTCTCGAAGGACGTCGTTGACAAGATATGCACGTCGCTTGGCCATCCGAGCGCCGGCGTCTGCGGCCGCATCAAGCACGACACGTGCTGCTGCTGTCCCGAGGATTGA